In Atribacterota bacterium, the following proteins share a genomic window:
- a CDS encoding TIM barrel protein, with the protein MELALGVKSDPITYRYSFDWLFDLMKDEGITYLQLGTFFELYSLPDRYFLELREKAEKRGIVIKSLFSAYRELGGFLSLDPLQEEVTFRHYLRLMEVAQMLGASSCGGCMGAIPRDKLERRSKRIENYLRRAMELMHWAHDLGIECLTLEPMSCYAEPPCSVEEVHWIGSTLNEYHRQNPETTSTFGFCADVSHGWVNERGEILVDHMTYFAASFPYLWEFHFKNTDRIFHQTFGFEPENLSRGVVDVCKVRTLLLQNQALIPQKHLVGYLELPGPKLGRDYSDALLERMLRESLRYLQKTFLKNES; encoded by the coding sequence ATGGAACTGGCCTTGGGTGTCAAAAGCGACCCCATTACCTACCGGTACTCATTTGACTGGTTATTTGACCTCATGAAAGACGAAGGAATCACCTATCTACAGCTGGGAACTTTTTTTGAACTCTACTCTCTTCCTGATCGCTATTTCTTAGAGCTTCGAGAAAAAGCCGAAAAACGGGGAATCGTCATCAAAAGCCTTTTTTCTGCCTACCGGGAACTGGGCGGATTTTTGTCCCTGGACCCCCTCCAGGAAGAAGTGACCTTCCGTCATTACCTTCGCCTTATGGAAGTTGCCCAGATGCTGGGTGCTTCATCCTGTGGAGGCTGCATGGGAGCCATCCCCAGGGATAAACTGGAGAGGCGTTCGAAGCGGATTGAAAACTACCTTCGCCGGGCCATGGAACTCATGCACTGGGCACACGATTTGGGAATCGAGTGTCTTACTCTGGAGCCCATGTCCTGTTACGCAGAACCTCCCTGTTCGGTAGAGGAAGTACACTGGATTGGGTCAACCCTGAATGAGTACCACCGACAAAATCCCGAAACCACCTCTACCTTTGGGTTTTGTGCCGATGTCTCCCACGGATGGGTGAACGAAAGGGGGGAAATCCTCGTTGACCATATGACCTATTTTGCCGCCTCTTTTCCCTATCTCTGGGAATTCCATTTCAAAAACACCGACCGGATTTTCCACCAAACCTTCGGGTTTGAACCCGAAAACTTATCCCGGGGGGTCGTCGACGTGTGCAAGGTGCGTACCCTCCTTCTCCAAAACCAAGCGCTCATTCCCCAGAAACATCTGGTGGGATACCTGGAGCTCCCGGGACCCAAACTGGGCCGGGATTACTCCGATGCCCTTTTAGAGCGGATGCTGCGGGAATCACTTCGATACCTTCAAAAGACCTTTCTAAAGAACGAATCCTAA
- a CDS encoding SDR family oxidoreductase translates to MKGKVALVTGATRGIGKAIAKLLAKKGLHLALNGRNEETLQKVIQEIGFLGVEAIAIPGDLSRVEVPALLVRKTIERFGRLDILINNAGVALSRPIEKTTVEEWDFQMAVNARAPFLLAQAAIPYLRQSETPTIINIASVVAYKGYINQGAYTASKHALLGLTKVLARELHPEGIRVHVISPGGVATDLIGNMRPDIPPETLIQPEEIAEIVWFLLSSQGNAVIDEVNVRRISNEPWK, encoded by the coding sequence GTGAAAGGGAAAGTCGCCCTGGTGACAGGAGCCACGCGAGGGATTGGGAAAGCCATCGCTAAACTTCTGGCGAAGAAAGGCCTACACCTTGCCCTTAACGGGCGCAATGAGGAAACACTCCAAAAGGTAATCCAGGAAATCGGGTTTCTGGGTGTGGAGGCGATCGCCATTCCGGGAGACCTGAGCCGGGTGGAGGTCCCAGCTTTGCTGGTTCGAAAAACCATAGAACGCTTTGGAAGGTTGGATATCCTTATCAATAATGCCGGGGTAGCCTTATCCCGACCGATTGAAAAAACGACAGTCGAAGAGTGGGACTTCCAGATGGCGGTGAACGCCCGAGCCCCATTTTTGCTTGCTCAAGCGGCGATTCCGTACCTGCGCCAGTCCGAAACACCAACCATCATCAACATTGCTTCGGTGGTGGCGTATAAGGGTTACATCAACCAGGGAGCCTACACGGCGTCAAAACACGCCCTTCTGGGACTGACCAAGGTTTTAGCTCGGGAATTGCATCCGGAAGGAATCCGGGTGCATGTCATTTCCCCCGGAGGGGTGGCGACCGACCTCATTGGGAACATGCGCCCGGACATCCCCCCGGAAACCCTGATTCAACCGGAAGAAATTGCCGAAATCGTGTGGTTCTTACTCAGTAGTCAGGGAAACGCTGTGATCGACGAAGTGAATGTCCGTCGGATTTCCAACGAACCATGGAAATAG
- a CDS encoding SagB/ThcOx family dehydrogenase yields MKELAILTFFLVFFLTEMAWAQGKIALPEPKTKGEMSVEEALFRRRSVRNFLDEALTVPELSQLLFAAQGVTEKIYGFRTTPSAGALYPLELYVVVGKVEGIIPGVYRYHPRDHAIEMVTEGDRRTELFHSALSQESIREAPVTLLLSAVYERTTRRYGERGIRYVHMEVGHAAQNVYLEAQALGLGTVAIGAFRDEEVTQIVQLPRNQLPLYLMPVGRPKNGH; encoded by the coding sequence ATGAAAGAACTGGCGATTTTGACTTTTTTTCTGGTGTTTTTTCTGACCGAAATGGCGTGGGCCCAAGGAAAGATTGCCCTTCCCGAGCCAAAAACCAAAGGGGAAATGTCCGTGGAAGAAGCCTTGTTCCGACGTCGCTCGGTTCGGAACTTCCTGGACGAAGCTTTGACCGTACCGGAACTTTCCCAGCTTCTTTTTGCCGCTCAGGGTGTCACGGAAAAAATCTACGGTTTTCGGACAACACCCTCAGCCGGAGCCCTGTATCCCCTGGAACTCTACGTGGTCGTAGGCAAAGTGGAAGGAATTATCCCAGGGGTGTACCGGTATCACCCAAGGGATCATGCCATCGAAATGGTGACCGAAGGCGATCGAAGAACAGAACTCTTTCATTCAGCACTCTCCCAGGAATCGATTCGGGAAGCACCGGTAACCCTCCTTTTGAGTGCCGTTTATGAGCGTACCACCCGACGGTACGGAGAGCGGGGCATCCGCTACGTGCATATGGAAGTAGGACATGCTGCCCAGAATGTATACCTCGAAGCACAGGCTCTGGGCCTTGGAACGGTCGCCATTGGAGCCTTCCGGGACGAGGAAGTAACCCAGATTGTCCAATTGCCCCGAAACCAATTACCCCTGTATCTCATGCCGGTGGGAAGACCCAAAAACGGGCACTGA